The Candidatus Woesearchaeota archaeon genome has a window encoding:
- a CDS encoding site-specific DNA-methyltransferase, with protein sequence MDELYIDNHRLIKGDCLEEMDRLILEGVKVDAIITDPPYGTTACKWDSVIPFELMWERLNKLIKVNGAIVLFGSEPFSSALRMSNIKNYKYDWVWVKHHKTGHLNAKNRPMKTTENIIVFSKSKHIYNPQGLIPFNKVVNNSDRTMSRGSDGSSASSVINNAPISKNYFQKYTNYPVEILKFASLNSKAVHPTQKPVALMEYLIKTYTNEGETVLDFTMGSFTTAIACLNTKRSFIGIEKDEHYFQVGKDRLEKHLLTLDITPKITYNQV encoded by the coding sequence ATGGACGAATTATATATTGATAACCATAGACTAATAAAAGGTGATTGTCTGGAAGAAATGGATAGGTTGATACTGGAAGGGGTTAAAGTAGATGCTATAATAACAGATCCTCCGTATGGCACAACGGCCTGTAAGTGGGATAGTGTTATTCCTTTTGAACTTATGTGGGAAAGATTAAATAAGTTGATTAAAGTTAATGGTGCTATTGTTTTATTCGGTTCTGAACCTTTTAGTAGTGCTTTGAGAATGAGTAATATAAAAAATTATAAGTATGATTGGGTGTGGGTGAAGCATCATAAAACTGGACATCTAAATGCTAAAAATAGACCTATGAAAACCACTGAAAATATTATAGTATTTTCTAAAAGTAAACATATATACAATCCGCAAGGTTTAATCCCTTTTAATAAAGTAGTCAACAACTCAGACAGAACAATGAGCCGTGGTAGCGATGGTAGTAGTGCCTCCTCTGTAATAAATAATGCACCTATTAGCAAGAACTATTTTCAAAAGTATACAAATTATCCAGTGGAGATTTTAAAATTTGCGTCTTTAAACTCTAAAGCAGTACACCCAACACAAAAACCAGTAGCCCTCATGGAATACCTAATAAAAACCTACACCAACGAAGGTGAAACGGTACTTGATTTTACAATGGGAAGCTTCACAACTGCAATAGCTTGCCTCAACACTAAGCGAAGTTTTATAGGTATTGAAAAAGATGAGCATTATTTTCAAGTTGGAAAAGATAGATTAGAAAAACATTTATTAACACTAGACATTACTCCCAAAATA